In Fluviicola taffensis DSM 16823, the following are encoded in one genomic region:
- a CDS encoding sensor histidine kinase gives MFKRVIQFLARRGYVLILSACCLLLIGLFFKVKEDQPRNLKKFQTVFLSQIQLANKQLNDLSSDWKSLNKSDFSRKYTNLDNTLFVHVYQSDSLIYWNTNKCPINRFADLHFPVNGAVQLQNGWYYSVLRKVNKMTYVVTFGIKRVFPIQNDQLKNYFFHPFPAISGTISLVSTENESIYDENGDSVFSITNEDSLEDNQSILGVIFLDLLIIFFLIGYKIASGVRKSKFQLLFILAVVFVRVAALKLDWFYWMEDTDLFDPGLMALNSWIPNLGEMLVWFFCLLLIFPVLLKFLSEKSSSFLTVVLLTMIPVWIMIYPQLIKLIIVNSTIPIHLSEVLKLNVFSIVFILVIAISSLFLIQLFLLTFHKWKIQAPSKLKQIGILTILLSAVIIANEWIFRLHGFWIIWMFLFVFTTFFIVFYRESKWNFTLYLLAIFLISFGITMNLEMEAKKKEREERLLFANQLADDRDINAEVDFTKAKAKLIAEPFLKRLFDHTTKPSFSELKEAMEYQVFNGYWDRFDVDCYYYLQDSSGLRLNGMYMRQLKELIERHGVRSEIDTSLYYVKDYTSQFNYVFYLPIERNGVKVDFFGTMKSKRIPEKIGFPRLLISKQTAVFESLERYSIAKYFNNQLVLNYGSYSYPTSLRIFGDDKSSGDHWYIKNGFEHLIFKKSKTDAIILSKPVTSWLSYLTTTSILLVSFGSIWALILFVRRMNQIRVANGVSMITKIQLVLISLIVVSLAGFSIASSTMLTGQYRSYSKDLIREKVKSVMNDINLRQRFTSEKFSEKNQEGLDYQLRRWSKVFLADINLYQSDGVLAGASRTKIYKLGLLSEQMNPAALLELQFNKKSEFIHEENIGSLVYLSGYVPVFDHENELLGYLNILHFDQRNAFEDQLKQFFVAILNVFMLLLVLSILTALLVSSWLTGPLMLLRKSFSEIEFGKSNAPINYKAQDEIGSLVAQYNHKLNELADAAARLAQSERESAWREMAKQVAHEIKNPLTPMKLSVQHLQRVFDPNDPKAAERIERVTNSLIEQIDALTSIANEFSNFAKLPQPIMTEVDILELLNAVAALFDGDGKIHVQVQLNTTEQLIIPADKEMILRVLNNLVSNGIQAASITSESHIGLSIDANEDFVFIRVRDNGTGIAEDQIQTIFEPYFTTKSTGTGLGLAMVKQIVETHHGSIEIENTSPEGTTVLVTLPRMED, from the coding sequence ATGTTTAAAAGAGTAATTCAGTTTTTGGCAAGAAGAGGGTATGTGCTTATTTTGAGTGCTTGTTGCTTGCTATTAATTGGCTTGTTTTTTAAAGTTAAAGAGGATCAACCAAGAAATTTGAAGAAATTTCAGACGGTTTTTCTTTCGCAAATTCAGCTTGCTAATAAGCAGCTAAACGACCTTTCATCAGATTGGAAGTCTTTGAATAAATCAGATTTCTCGCGAAAATATACGAATTTAGACAACACCCTTTTTGTTCACGTTTATCAGAGTGATTCACTCATATATTGGAATACTAATAAGTGTCCAATTAACCGTTTTGCAGATTTACATTTTCCAGTAAATGGTGCTGTGCAGCTTCAAAATGGATGGTATTATTCCGTTTTAAGGAAGGTAAACAAAATGACGTATGTGGTTACTTTTGGAATCAAACGGGTGTTTCCTATTCAAAATGATCAATTAAAAAATTATTTTTTTCATCCTTTTCCAGCTATTTCAGGAACAATTTCTCTTGTTTCGACTGAAAATGAGTCCATATATGATGAAAATGGAGATTCTGTTTTTAGTATTACAAATGAGGATTCATTGGAAGATAATCAATCCATTTTGGGGGTTATTTTTTTGGATCTTTTAATCATTTTCTTCTTAATTGGTTACAAGATTGCTTCAGGAGTGAGGAAAAGTAAGTTTCAACTTCTTTTTATTCTGGCGGTCGTTTTTGTGCGTGTCGCTGCCTTAAAATTGGATTGGTTTTATTGGATGGAAGACACCGATTTATTTGATCCAGGTTTAATGGCATTAAATAGTTGGATTCCCAATTTGGGTGAGATGCTTGTTTGGTTTTTCTGTTTACTCCTGATTTTCCCCGTTTTATTAAAGTTTCTTTCAGAAAAATCAAGCAGTTTTTTAACGGTCGTTTTGTTGACGATGATTCCCGTTTGGATCATGATTTATCCGCAATTGATTAAATTAATTATAGTCAATTCAACCATTCCCATTCATTTAAGCGAAGTGCTAAAATTGAATGTGTTTTCAATTGTTTTTATTTTGGTGATTGCGATCAGTTCTTTGTTTCTGATTCAATTATTCCTACTAACCTTTCATAAGTGGAAAATTCAAGCACCATCAAAACTGAAACAAATTGGAATTTTGACAATCCTTTTGTCTGCTGTAATTATTGCCAATGAGTGGATTTTTAGATTGCATGGATTCTGGATAATTTGGATGTTTTTGTTCGTTTTCACGACATTTTTTATTGTTTTTTACCGAGAATCTAAGTGGAATTTTACACTTTACTTATTGGCAATCTTCTTGATTTCTTTTGGAATAACCATGAATTTGGAAATGGAGGCCAAGAAAAAAGAACGGGAAGAACGGCTCCTTTTTGCAAATCAGTTGGCAGATGATCGAGATATCAATGCGGAAGTTGATTTCACGAAAGCAAAAGCAAAATTAATTGCCGAACCCTTTCTAAAACGACTATTTGATCACACTACAAAGCCTAGCTTTTCGGAATTAAAGGAAGCCATGGAATACCAAGTTTTCAATGGATATTGGGATAGATTTGATGTCGATTGTTATTATTATCTGCAAGATAGTTCTGGTTTAAGATTGAATGGTATGTATATGCGTCAATTGAAAGAATTGATTGAAAGGCATGGTGTTCGTTCCGAAATAGATACTAGTTTGTATTACGTAAAGGATTATACGAGTCAGTTTAACTACGTTTTTTACCTGCCAATTGAACGAAATGGGGTAAAGGTGGACTTTTTTGGAACCATGAAATCCAAACGAATTCCAGAGAAAATTGGTTTCCCAAGACTGTTGATCTCAAAACAAACTGCCGTTTTTGAATCCTTGGAGCGTTATTCCATTGCGAAATATTTTAACAATCAGTTGGTTTTGAATTATGGTTCTTATAGTTATCCAACGAGCTTGCGGATTTTTGGTGATGATAAATCGAGTGGAGATCATTGGTATATAAAAAATGGATTTGAGCATTTGATTTTTAAGAAATCTAAAACAGATGCCATTATTCTGAGTAAACCAGTTACTTCTTGGTTGTCTTATCTGACAACAACGTCTATTTTGTTGGTGAGTTTTGGATCTATTTGGGCACTTATTTTGTTTGTAAGACGAATGAATCAGATTCGTGTTGCGAACGGAGTTTCAATGATTACGAAGATTCAATTGGTGCTTATTTCACTCATTGTTGTTTCGTTGGCTGGATTTAGTATTGCAAGTTCTACCATGTTGACGGGTCAATACCGTTCGTATTCTAAAGATTTAATACGTGAAAAGGTAAAATCGGTGATGAACGATATAAATTTGCGGCAACGATTCACGTCTGAAAAGTTTAGCGAAAAGAATCAGGAGGGGTTAGATTATCAATTAAGACGTTGGTCAAAAGTGTTTTTAGCAGACATCAATTTGTATCAATCAGATGGGGTTTTGGCTGGAGCTTCGCGCACAAAAATTTACAAATTGGGTCTATTGAGTGAACAGATGAATCCAGCGGCTTTGCTCGAACTGCAATTTAACAAGAAATCGGAATTTATTCACGAGGAGAATATTGGTTCCTTGGTTTATCTTTCAGGTTATGTGCCTGTTTTTGATCATGAAAATGAACTGCTTGGATACTTGAATATTCTTCATTTTGATCAACGAAATGCCTTTGAAGACCAATTAAAACAGTTTTTCGTAGCAATTTTGAATGTGTTTATGCTTTTATTGGTTTTGTCGATCTTAACGGCATTACTCGTTTCTTCTTGGTTGACAGGGCCATTAATGTTGCTCCGAAAGAGTTTTTCTGAAATTGAGTTTGGTAAAAGCAATGCGCCAATTAATTACAAAGCTCAAGATGAAATTGGTTCTCTTGTGGCTCAATACAACCATAAATTAAATGAATTGGCAGATGCGGCGGCAAGGCTCGCTCAATCTGAAAGAGAAAGTGCATGGCGAGAAATGGCTAAGCAAGTTGCGCATGAAATTAAAAATCCTTTAACACCCATGAAATTGAGTGTTCAACATTTGCAACGTGTTTTTGATCCGAATGACCCGAAAGCAGCAGAACGTATTGAACGTGTTACCAATTCATTGATTGAACAAATCGATGCTTTGACAAGTATTGCAAACGAATTTTCCAATTTCGCAAAACTTCCCCAGCCAATTATGACAGAAGTTGATATTCTTGAGCTTTTGAATGCTGTGGCGGCGTTATTTGATGGAGATGGGAAAATACATGTGCAGGTACAATTAAACACAACAGAACAGCTAATCATCCCTGCTGATAAAGAAATGATTCTTCGTGTACTTAACAATTTGGTGTCAAATGGAATTCAAGCTGCTTCAATAACTTCAGAATCACACATTGGTTTGTCCATTGATGCGAATGAGGATTTTGTTTTTATTCGGGTAAGAGATAATGGAACTGGAATAGCAGAAGATCAAATTCAGACGATATTTGAACCGTATTTTACCACTAAATCAACTGGAACAGGTTTGGGTTTAGCGATGGTGAAGCAAATTGTAGAAACGCACCACGGGTCGATTGAAATAGAGAACACTTCTCCAGAAGGAACGACTGTTCTTGTTACGCTTCCGAGAATGGAGGATTGA
- a CDS encoding uridine kinase family protein, with the protein MIIGICGGSGSGKTTLLKRLASFYGELHPTVFSMDNYYRPIDEQHLDSNGEVNFDLPSALDKERLVSDLQELKNGNPIEVKEYHFNAPPNKNVLITLDPSPIIIVEGLFLFHYTEVNQLLDFSVFMDVDPNVQLDRRLYRDQETRGYSREAIIYQWNNHVTPCYQQYLEPYVRLADFVFKNDQRSDFEFERLIQCLSPKLLCLKE; encoded by the coding sequence ATGATAATTGGTATTTGTGGAGGTAGTGGCTCTGGAAAAACAACACTTTTAAAACGATTAGCCTCTTTTTATGGTGAGCTTCACCCAACGGTGTTTTCCATGGATAATTATTACCGACCAATTGATGAACAGCATTTAGATAGTAATGGTGAAGTTAATTTTGATTTACCTTCAGCTTTAGATAAAGAACGATTAGTTTCAGATTTACAAGAATTGAAGAATGGAAATCCGATTGAAGTCAAAGAATATCATTTCAATGCCCCGCCGAATAAAAATGTCTTAATTACATTGGATCCATCTCCAATTATTATTGTTGAAGGATTGTTTTTGTTTCATTACACAGAAGTAAATCAGTTATTAGACTTTTCTGTTTTTATGGATGTTGATCCCAATGTGCAATTGGATAGAAGACTTTATAGAGATCAGGAAACAAGGGGTTATTCACGAGAAGCCATTATTTATCAATGGAATAATCATGTAACGCCATGTTATCAACAGTATTTAGAACCATATGTGCGGTTGGCAGATTTTGTGTTTAAAAATGATCAGCGATCTGATTTTGAATTTGAACGACTAATTCAATGCCTAAGCCCTAAATTGCTATGTTTAAAAGAGTAA
- a CDS encoding thioredoxin family protein translates to MGLSLLFSSLGFSQQEEVKSLPLGEAVPLTEKELVNIDGKMMSLKGVSATNGVLVVFSCNTCPFVVGSDSFEGWEKQYVELNKFAQENGFKMVLINSNEGKRDNDDSLEAMKNRAKEKGYTMPYLLDKNSELADAFGARTTPHVYLINEKMELIYTGAIDNKVDSKRKSDENYLRIAIESKVANKPIELNSTPPRGCSIKRVKK, encoded by the coding sequence GTGGGTTTATCTCTCCTATTTTCAAGCCTTGGATTTTCACAACAAGAAGAGGTTAAATCACTTCCTTTGGGTGAAGCTGTACCGCTAACAGAAAAAGAATTGGTAAATATCGATGGAAAAATGATGAGCCTCAAAGGAGTTTCGGCCACCAATGGTGTTTTGGTCGTTTTCTCCTGTAACACCTGTCCTTTCGTTGTTGGAAGCGATAGTTTTGAGGGATGGGAAAAGCAATACGTTGAACTAAACAAATTCGCTCAAGAAAATGGATTCAAAATGGTTTTGATTAACTCCAATGAGGGTAAAAGAGACAATGACGATTCCCTCGAAGCAATGAAAAATCGTGCGAAAGAAAAAGGATATACCATGCCGTATTTATTAGATAAAAATTCAGAATTGGCCGATGCTTTTGGAGCTAGAACAACTCCACATGTATATCTGATTAATGAAAAAATGGAGTTAATCTATACGGGAGCAATTGATAACAAGGTAGATAGCAAAAGAAAATCGGATGAAAATTATCTGAGAATTGCCATTGAGTCCAAAGTAGCCAACAAACCCATCGAACTAAACTCAACACCACCTAGAGGCTGCAGTATAAAACGCGTAAAAAAGTAA
- a CDS encoding T9SS type A sorting domain-containing protein, which translates to MNKKLLTCALLTLSLSLVAQQGDGGLPKGGKSTHSMKYVDKKFFSEPDISALRAEDEVTDKTGNAPWRFGFNNSTSLNMTNSGTWNTLPNGAKIWQLIITCENALTVNLTLDNVTIPEGNELYVFNPDKSFILGKFTAYHLYEGNLGTELVPGNTAILEYYIPAKNVGQAATLNVNTVTHGYRTSGEFQAKAFGQAGSCNMNVNCADGAAWVDQRNGAVMLVSGSNGFCSGSLINNTLNDGKPYVLTANHCYNSNTNTASWIFRFNWQATGCANPGSSPTNFNSLSGSVLRARRTPSDFCLVEITGGLVNNTVPASYNAYFSGWDNTGAIPTSAVSIHHPRGDIKKISFDDNPLVISQGMSSTESNSTWTVKWDRNTTTESASSGSPLFDQNHRIIGQLWGGGASCSNLNGSDFYGRLINSWNPAGSNSTNHLKTWLDPNNIGASVVDGYNPNGPNLALDAAMSNPQGVTGSICSADVSPKVTIVNTGTTTLTSATINYGFDGTTNLVYNWTGSLNQYQSSIIILPTITLTSGNYVFNAIVSNPNASTDQNISNNTITSSFSTITNGTPITLNLTMDCYGDEISWILQNMSGSTTLYSGGPYTYNPGVATNATGNFCLSNGCYKFTMTDASGDGMTANLCPNGFYTITDQNNVVLTQLLASNANFGSTHIDTVCVSTTAGLKDYSNSWKMYPNPTSDNLTIEISTEGIKNVQITNATGQIIQTFESDLNTMVVPASNLAKGMYFIRLTSGEGTSQKSFIVK; encoded by the coding sequence ATGAACAAAAAACTACTCACGTGTGCTCTTCTAACTCTCTCCTTATCGTTAGTTGCACAGCAAGGTGATGGAGGACTTCCAAAAGGCGGGAAGTCGACTCACTCCATGAAATACGTTGATAAAAAATTCTTTTCAGAACCCGATATTTCCGCATTAAGAGCTGAAGATGAAGTAACAGACAAAACAGGAAATGCTCCGTGGAGATTTGGATTTAACAACTCCACATCTCTAAACATGACGAATTCAGGCACCTGGAATACACTTCCAAATGGTGCGAAAATTTGGCAATTAATTATCACGTGCGAAAATGCACTAACGGTTAATCTAACTTTAGATAATGTTACTATTCCTGAGGGGAACGAATTATATGTTTTCAATCCGGACAAGTCTTTTATCCTTGGTAAGTTCACAGCCTACCATTTGTATGAAGGAAATCTAGGAACAGAATTAGTACCTGGAAACACAGCAATACTAGAATACTACATTCCCGCAAAAAATGTAGGACAAGCGGCTACTTTGAATGTAAATACAGTAACTCACGGTTACCGCACATCGGGCGAATTTCAAGCAAAAGCTTTTGGTCAAGCTGGCTCTTGTAACATGAATGTAAACTGCGCAGATGGCGCTGCTTGGGTAGATCAACGCAATGGAGCTGTAATGCTCGTATCTGGAAGCAATGGTTTTTGTTCTGGCTCATTGATTAACAACACATTAAACGATGGAAAGCCTTATGTTTTAACTGCAAATCATTGCTACAACAGTAATACCAACACAGCAAGCTGGATTTTTCGTTTCAATTGGCAAGCTACAGGATGTGCAAATCCAGGGAGTTCTCCAACAAATTTCAATTCCCTATCTGGATCTGTTTTAAGAGCTCGTAGAACCCCTTCTGATTTTTGCTTGGTAGAAATTACTGGAGGTTTGGTAAACAATACCGTTCCTGCTAGTTATAATGCCTATTTCTCAGGATGGGACAATACAGGAGCTATTCCAACTTCTGCCGTTTCTATTCATCACCCAAGAGGAGACATCAAAAAAATCTCATTTGATGACAATCCATTAGTCATTTCTCAAGGAATGAGTTCTACAGAATCAAACTCTACATGGACCGTAAAATGGGATAGAAATACAACTACCGAATCAGCTTCTTCTGGATCTCCATTGTTTGATCAAAACCACCGAATAATTGGTCAATTATGGGGAGGCGGAGCTTCTTGTTCTAATTTAAATGGTTCTGACTTTTATGGCCGTTTAATTAATTCTTGGAATCCTGCAGGAAGTAATAGTACAAACCATCTAAAAACGTGGCTAGATCCAAACAATATTGGCGCTAGCGTTGTTGATGGGTATAATCCCAACGGACCTAATCTTGCGCTTGATGCCGCTATGTCAAATCCACAAGGTGTTACGGGAAGCATTTGTTCTGCTGATGTATCTCCGAAAGTGACCATTGTAAATACGGGAACGACTACACTCACATCTGCAACGATTAACTATGGTTTTGATGGAACTACAAATCTTGTTTATAATTGGACTGGATCATTGAATCAATATCAATCAAGTATCATTATACTTCCTACTATAACATTGACTAGTGGAAATTATGTTTTCAATGCAATTGTATCCAATCCAAATGCATCAACAGATCAAAACATATCGAATAATACCATCACTTCTTCATTTTCAACTATTACAAACGGAACACCAATAACATTGAATTTAACAATGGATTGTTACGGAGATGAAATTTCATGGATTCTTCAAAATATGTCTGGCTCAACAACGCTTTATTCAGGCGGGCCTTATACGTATAATCCTGGTGTGGCAACAAATGCAACTGGTAACTTCTGTTTGAGCAATGGGTGTTATAAATTTACAATGACTGATGCTTCTGGTGATGGAATGACCGCAAATTTATGTCCGAATGGGTTTTATACGATTACGGATCAAAACAACGTTGTTCTAACCCAACTTCTTGCTTCAAACGCAAATTTTGGATCAACACACATTGACACCGTGTGTGTGAGCACAACAGCAGGATTAAAAGATTATTCTAACTCTTGGAAAATGTATCCAAATCCAACCAGTGATAATCTAACTATCGAAATTTCTACAGAAGGAATTAAAAATGTACAAATCACAAATGCAACAGGTCAAATTATTCAAACATTTGAATCTGATTTGAACACGATGGTAGTTCCAGCAAGCAACCTTGCAAAAGGAATGTACTTCATCCGATTAACAAGTGGTGAAGGAACATCTCAAAAAAGCTTCATCGTTAAATAA
- the radA gene encoding DNA repair protein RadA, producing the protein MAKIKSAFFCQNCGYETPKWLGKCPSCGEWNTFVEELVEKQLPQVIAFSTSSGRTAKAQVLQEIVSNGQRRIILPDSEINRVLGGGLVPGSLILFGGEPGIGKSTLLLQLAVQTTLRVLYVSGEESEQQIKMRADRIGQKNDSCFILTETNIQNIFKQAEETTPELLIVDSIQTLFSSQIESAPGSISQIRECTAQLLRYSKMTEIPVFLIGHITKEGSLAGPKVLEHMVDAVLQFEGDQHHVYRILRGVKNRFGSTNELGIYEMNGTGLRMVENPSEILISTGDSGLSGVAIAATLEGLRPLLIEVQALVSTAAYGTPQRSSTGFDLRRLNMLLAVMEKRCGFKLGAKDVFLNITGGIRVDDPAIDLAVVAAVLSSNADIAINRSICCSAEVGLSGEIRPVNRIDQRIREAEKLGFEKIIISKYNKGIEQSNFKIELIPCARIDEVLKALFA; encoded by the coding sequence ATGGCAAAAATTAAATCTGCGTTTTTCTGTCAAAATTGTGGCTATGAAACACCAAAATGGCTCGGGAAATGTCCTTCTTGCGGAGAATGGAATACATTTGTTGAAGAATTAGTGGAGAAGCAATTACCTCAAGTTATCGCTTTTTCAACCTCATCTGGTAGAACAGCAAAAGCACAGGTTTTACAAGAAATTGTTTCCAACGGGCAGCGCAGAATAATCCTCCCAGACAGCGAAATAAACCGGGTTTTGGGCGGTGGCTTGGTTCCAGGATCTTTGATTTTATTTGGAGGTGAGCCAGGAATTGGAAAATCTACTTTACTGCTTCAATTAGCGGTTCAAACTACATTAAGGGTTCTATACGTTTCTGGAGAAGAAAGCGAGCAGCAGATAAAAATGCGTGCTGATCGCATTGGTCAAAAAAACGATTCTTGTTTTATTCTGACCGAAACAAATATTCAAAACATCTTCAAACAAGCAGAAGAAACGACTCCAGAATTATTAATTGTTGACTCCATTCAAACGCTGTTTAGTTCACAAATTGAAAGCGCCCCAGGAAGTATTTCACAAATTCGGGAATGTACCGCGCAACTATTGCGCTATTCCAAAATGACAGAAATTCCTGTTTTTCTGATTGGTCACATTACCAAAGAAGGCTCACTTGCTGGACCAAAAGTTTTGGAGCACATGGTGGACGCTGTTCTTCAATTTGAAGGAGATCAACACCACGTTTACCGAATTTTACGCGGAGTTAAAAACAGATTTGGGAGCACCAATGAATTAGGGATTTACGAGATGAATGGAACGGGACTTCGAATGGTTGAAAACCCTTCAGAAATATTAATTTCTACGGGTGATTCTGGATTAAGTGGCGTTGCCATTGCAGCTACATTGGAAGGATTAAGACCTTTATTAATCGAAGTTCAAGCACTTGTAAGCACTGCGGCTTATGGAACACCTCAACGTTCATCCACTGGATTTGACTTACGCAGGTTAAACATGCTTTTAGCAGTCATGGAAAAACGCTGTGGATTTAAACTTGGAGCCAAAGATGTGTTTTTAAACATAACAGGGGGAATTAGAGTGGATGATCCAGCAATCGATTTAGCTGTTGTAGCAGCAGTTTTATCCAGTAATGCAGACATTGCTATTAATCGCTCTATTTGCTGTTCTGCCGAAGTTGGACTATCTGGAGAAATCAGACCCGTAAATCGCATTGATCAACGTATTCGAGAGGCAGAAAAATTGGGATTCGAAAAAATAATCATTTCAAAGTACAACAAAGGAATAGAACAGTCCAATTTCAAAATTGAGCTGATTCCTTGTGCTCGAATTGATGAAGTTTTAAAAGCTTTATTCGCATAA
- a CDS encoding T9SS type A sorting domain-containing protein — translation MKALSLTFMISLCFTTLAVNTPPVLNTANTILNQSLCSNDDSEVQLFTPFELTDVDGDEITIISMTSSNQSVIPDASLYAGMSGPSGLLNSYLYSQSGTTISGTCVITLEVTDGTDIVFITLPTVTVNETPVITVVSNPKICTIEGTVDLNQFVSPQGGEFGYDGITYENGFFNPEQEGYDPGDEAYVSYSYQQNGCGASDGLYIKIFESPTINIATTPTSCGAATGTAVANISGGAPTLSQSWSNGITGTSNISNLASGQYMYYHVDTNHCSTTAAFSITPTGVSINETVTNVVCHSQANGAITITQTGLTTPVSYIWSSGHTGTAVSGLPAGTYTVYATDANNCAISKTISVTQPTKLDFNTSIITYPTCGLSDGGVEVNNISGGVSPYTTTWSNGTTGDINSNVGFGVYSATVKDANNCIMAKPVYLSENGGANISGDVISASCGGNDGKIITDVWTWGPDPIQSISWSNGATTEDLLNVPAANYVCTAIVANTGCKALKGWNIPNVKPLRQDICVVTVDSITTTNLVVWEKVQPVGIAYYNIYRETSTQGEYILIDTVNADNISIFNDVIASPIERSWSYKLSAVNGCNVEGPLSLAHRTIHLDLIDNNGTNVTVNWNAYQGTTFAEYIVWRFTDADGWEEAGTVSNTTLTFNDGVPFSTPGLDYMIEFELTNYCSAEKAQDFNTVRSNRERGQFSTGQGTGNSSNSVTKSYLNSIQLYPNPTTDKLTFVQEGNEQVTYNILSLSGQLMQTNQSNLTNTVLDLSSLNAGVYLVELKMNDTKITKRVIKL, via the coding sequence ATGAAAGCGTTATCACTTACCTTCATGATTTCACTTTGTTTCACCACTTTGGCTGTAAACACACCACCAGTTTTAAATACTGCTAACACAATTCTTAATCAATCTCTTTGTTCAAACGACGATAGTGAAGTTCAACTCTTTACTCCTTTTGAACTAACAGATGTAGACGGTGACGAGATAACCATCATTAGCATGACATCTTCTAATCAATCTGTTATTCCAGATGCCTCATTATATGCAGGGATGTCAGGACCTTCTGGTTTACTAAACAGCTATCTTTATTCGCAATCTGGAACAACGATCTCAGGAACTTGTGTCATTACGCTTGAAGTTACGGATGGAACAGACATCGTATTTATTACTCTTCCAACTGTTACAGTCAATGAAACACCCGTAATTACAGTTGTATCAAATCCAAAAATTTGTACAATTGAAGGAACTGTTGATTTGAACCAATTTGTTTCTCCACAGGGAGGAGAATTTGGCTATGATGGAATAACCTATGAAAACGGATTTTTCAACCCTGAACAAGAAGGCTACGATCCAGGTGATGAAGCCTATGTAAGCTATTCTTATCAGCAAAACGGATGTGGAGCCTCTGACGGATTGTACATCAAAATTTTTGAATCACCAACAATTAATATTGCAACCACTCCTACATCCTGCGGAGCCGCAACGGGAACAGCGGTAGCGAATATTTCAGGCGGAGCACCAACACTAAGTCAAAGTTGGTCTAACGGTATCACTGGAACCAGTAACATTTCAAATTTAGCATCTGGACAATACATGTATTATCATGTGGATACAAATCATTGTTCTACTACTGCGGCTTTTTCTATCACTCCAACTGGTGTTTCCATCAATGAAACCGTCACAAACGTTGTTTGTCATAGCCAAGCAAATGGAGCAATTACGATTACTCAGACAGGTTTAACAACACCTGTAAGTTATATTTGGTCATCTGGTCACACTGGCACAGCAGTATCAGGATTACCTGCTGGAACATATACTGTGTACGCAACAGATGCTAACAACTGTGCAATTTCAAAAACAATCTCAGTTACACAACCAACTAAACTTGATTTCAATACATCGATAATCACATATCCTACATGTGGTTTATCTGATGGAGGGGTTGAAGTTAACAACATTTCTGGCGGAGTAAGTCCTTACACAACTACTTGGTCAAATGGTACAACAGGAGACATCAATTCCAATGTAGGATTTGGGGTTTATTCAGCTACAGTTAAAGATGCAAACAATTGTATCATGGCAAAACCAGTTTATTTGAGTGAAAATGGTGGTGCTAATATTTCTGGAGACGTAATATCTGCAAGTTGTGGAGGAAACGATGGAAAAATCATTACAGATGTTTGGACATGGGGACCAGATCCTATACAATCTATTTCTTGGTCAAACGGAGCAACAACAGAAGACTTATTGAACGTTCCTGCTGCAAACTACGTTTGTACTGCAATCGTTGCAAATACAGGGTGTAAAGCGCTTAAAGGCTGGAACATTCCAAATGTAAAGCCATTGAGACAAGATATTTGTGTGGTAACAGTAGACAGCATTACAACTACTAATTTGGTTGTATGGGAAAAAGTTCAGCCAGTCGGAATTGCATACTACAACATTTATCGTGAAACATCCACACAAGGTGAATACATTTTGATCGATACCGTAAATGCGGATAATATTTCTATTTTCAATGATGTGATCGCCTCACCAATTGAACGTTCTTGGAGCTATAAATTGAGTGCCGTGAATGGATGTAATGTTGAAGGTCCTTTAAGCTTAGCTCACAGAACCATTCATTTGGATTTAATTGACAATAATGGAACGAATGTTACTGTCAATTGGAATGCATATCAAGGAACAACATTTGCAGAATACATCGTTTGGAGATTTACAGATGCAGATGGATGGGAAGAGGCAGGAACCGTTTCTAATACAACATTAACTTTCAATGATGGTGTACCATTCTCAACACCTGGATTAGATTACATGATTGAATTTGAGCTGACAAATTACTGTTCAGCTGAAAAAGCGCAAGATTTTAACACCGTTCGTTCAAACAGAGAAAGAGGACAGTTTTCAACTGGACAAGGAACTGGAAACTCATCGAATAGTGTTACTAAAAGCTATTTGAATTCAATCCAATTGTATCCAAATCCAACAACTGATAAATTGACATTTGTACAAGAAGGAAACGAACAAGTAACTTATAACATCCTTTCATTATCTGGGCAATTGATGCAAACCAATCAAAGTAACCTAACAAACACTGTTCTTGATTTAAGTTCATTAAACGCTGGTGTTTACTTGGTAGAATTGAAAATGAACGACACAAAAATTACAAAACGTGTAATTAAACTATAA